One window of the Delphinus delphis chromosome 20, mDelDel1.2, whole genome shotgun sequence genome contains the following:
- the COX7A1 gene encoding cytochrome c oxidase subunit 7A1, mitochondrial, with protein MRGWGCSVFSAHLLDESESGRRDLAVLGLTEGVAWDSPGGEGTICPWAERGGDSGRRGGRRMRALRVSQALVRSFSSTARNRFENRVAEKQKLFQADNDLPVHLKGGLTDNILYRVTMALCLGGTAYGLYCLGWASFPQKK; from the exons ATGCGGGGATGGGGTTGCAGCGTCTTCTCCGCCCACCTATTGGACGAATCGGAAAGCGGCCGCCGGGACCTCGCTGTCCTGGGGCTCACCGAGGGCGTGGCCTGGGACTCCCCCGGAGGGGAGGGCACCATCTGTCCTTGGGCGGAGAGGGGAGGTGACTCCGGCCGAAGAGGAGGACGCAGGATGAGGGCCCTGCGG GTCTCCCAGGCACTGGTGCGCTCCTTTAGCTCAACCGCCCGGAACCGCTTCGAGAACCGAGTGGCTGAGAAACAGAAACTCTTCCAG GCGGACAATGACCTCCCGGTGCACTTGAAGGGCGGTCTAACCGACAACATCCTGTATCGAGTGACTATGGCTCTGTGCCTGGGAG GCACTGCCTACGGCCTGTACTGCCTTGGCTGGGCCTCCTTCCCTCAAAAGAAGTGA
- the CAPNS1 gene encoding calpain small subunit 1, translated as MFLVNSFLKGGGGGGGGGGLGGGLGNVLGGLISGGGGGGGGGGGGGGGGGGGGTAMRILGGVISAISEAAAQYNPEPPPPRTHYSNIEANESEEVRQFRRLFAQLAGEDMEVSATELMNILNKVVTRHPDLKTDGFGIDTCRSMVAVMDSDTTGKLGFEEFKYLWNNIKKWQTIYKQFDIDRSGTIGSSELPGAFEAAGFHLNEHLYNMIIRRYSDEEGNMDFDNFISCLVRLDAMFRAFKSLDKDGTGQIQVNIQEWLQLTMYS; from the exons ATGTTCCTGGTTAACTCGTTCCTGAAGGGTGGAGGAGGCGGCGGGGGAGGCGGGGGCCTGGGCGGGGGCCTAGGGAATGTGCTCGGAGGCCTGatcagcggcggcggcggcggcggcggcggcggaggaggaGGCGGTGgcggcggtggcggtggcggAACTGCCATGCGCATCCTGGGCGGGGTCATTAGCGCCATTAG TGAGGCGGCTGCGCAGTACAACCCAGAGCCCCCG CCCCCTCGCACCCATTACTCCAACATCGAGGCCAATGAGAGTGAGGAGGTCCGGCAGTTCCGGAGGCTCTTTGCCCAGCTGGCTGGAGAG GACATGGAGGTCAGTGCCACAGAACTCATGAACATTCTCAACAAAGTCGTGACCCGAC ATCCTGATCTGAAGACTGATGGTTTTGGCATTGACACATGTCGCAGCATGGTGGCTGTTATGGAT AGTGACACGACCGGCAAGCTGGGCTTCGAGGAATTCAAGTACTTGTGGAACAACATCAAGAAGTGGCAG ACCATATACAAACAGTTTGACATTGACCGTTCAGGGACCATTGGCAGCAGTGAACTCCCGGGGGCCTTTGAGGCAGCAG GATTCCACCTGAATGAGCATCTCTACAACATGATCATCCGACGCTACTCAGATGAGGAAGGGAACATGGATTTTGACAACTTCATCAGCTGCCTGGTCAGACTGGATGCCATGTTCC GTGCCTTTAAATCTCTTGACAAAGATGGCACTGGACAAATCCAGGTGAACATCCAGGAG TGGCTACAGCTGACCATGTATTCCTGA